A window from Chloroflexota bacterium encodes these proteins:
- the tcuB gene encoding tricarballylate utilization protein TcuB (with CitA (TcuA) catalyzes the oxidation of tricarballylate to cis-aconitate; originally thought to be involved in citrate utilization) has protein sequence VAAFFIMIPYGKLAHVVYRYSALVRNAIEERRAAALHVGGH, from the coding sequence GGTGGCCGCCTTCTTCATCATGATCCCGTACGGCAAGCTGGCCCACGTGGTGTACCGCTACTCGGCGCTGGTCCGAAACGCCATCGAGGAGCGCCGCGCCGCGGCGCTGCACGTCGGCGGCCACTGA